In Dermacentor variabilis isolate Ectoservices chromosome 7, ASM5094787v1, whole genome shotgun sequence, a genomic segment contains:
- the ix gene encoding mediator complex subunit intersex, which yields MATPLQGLPAGASVPPGGPPNPSMPPQHPSQQQAGHSSQGQTTEVKFDNVAKVKALVWSLKDALSNLVRVAATNIYHTAAVDNGVRANTSDESTPPRLDKAVEDFFSICNQIELNLRTIQECALQLRDSHQYLPVPVVATKPDPSNPQDGTLSYSQYINTIRAQVSFAKAVQDVLNEGARRINQPE from the exons ATGGCTACTCCTTTGCAGGGTTTACCTGCCGGCGCCTCTGTCCCTCCTGGTGGACCTCCCAATCCATCTATGCCGCCTCAACATCCAAGCCAGCAACAGGCAGGCCACTCTTCGCAAGGCCAGACAACCGAAGTCAAGTTTGACAATGTGGCCAAAGTGAAAGCTCTAGTTTGGTCTCTGAAAGACGCACTCTCG AATCTAGTGAGGGTGGCAGCTACAAACATATATCATACAGCTGCAGTGGACAACGGAGT GCGAGCGAACACATCAGACGAGTCGACGCCTCCAAGACTGGACAAGGCTGTCGAAGATTTCTTCTCGATTTGCAACCAGATCGAGCTGAATCTT CGTACCATCCAGGAATGCGCACTGCAGCTGCGAGACAGTCACCAGTACCTGCCTGTACCCGTCGTGGCAACAAAGCCTGACCCCAGCAATCCACAGGACGGCACGCTCTCCTACAGTCAGTACATAAACACCATCCGCGCTCAGGTCAGCTTTGCCAAGGCAGTTCAGGACGTGCTCAACGAAGGTGCCCGGAGAATCAACCAGCCAGAGTAG
- the koko gene encoding cyclin Q, with protein MMATQKTPSYVGSVRLIFEAGTKLEAKPQTVATAATYFHRFFQECSQDDYDFYLVAATAMYLAGKVEEDYLKIRDVVNVFHKSAYPKSEPLPLAEEYWCLRDAIVQCELLMLRVLQFKVSVDHPHRYLLHYLRSLGDWLGPLTCGGGGGARSGALCQIPLAQVAWSLLCDMYMQPTCLRHPPQELAVAVLQVALLAYDVRVPHGEDSVLSWYETLCENLSREKLADLIMDVIQVYEAEGQ; from the exons ATGATGGCTACTCAAAAGACACCGTCGTACGTTGGCTCGGTGAGACTAATATTTGAAGCAG GTACCAAGTTGGAAGCTAAGCCGCAGACTGTTGCCACAGCAGCCACGTACTTTCACCGGTTCTTCCAGGAGTGTTCGCAAGATGATTATGATTTCTAT CTAGTGGCCGCGACAGCGATGTACTTGGCCGGGAAAGTCGAAGAGGACTACCTCAAAATACGAGATGTGGTGAACGTCTTCCACAA GAGTGCCTATCCAAAGTCTGAGCCTCTGCCGCTGGCGGAAGAGTACTGGTGCCTACGTGATGCCATTGTCCAGTGTGAGCTGCTTATGCTGCGGGTCTTGCAGTTTAAAGTATCCGTCGACCATCCACACCGG TACCTGCTTCACTACCTTCGGTCACTGGGTGACTGGCTCGGTCCACTGACCTGTGGCGGAGGCGGAGGAGCCCGCAGCGGTGCCCTGTGCCAGATCCCCCTAGCACAAGTGGCATGGTCACTGCTGTGCGACATGTACATGCAGCCAACCTGCCTACGGCATCCTCCACAGGAGCTGGCAGTGGCTGTCCTCCAGGTGGCGCTGCTCGCCTATGACGTGCGAGTGCCACATGGGGAGGACAGTGTCCTTAGCTGGTACGAAACACTCTGCGAAAACTTGTCTCGGGAGAAGCTTGCCGACCTCATCATGGACGTCATTCAGGTTTACGAAGCTGAAGGACAGTAA
- the LOC142588454 gene encoding uncharacterized protein LOC142588454, with protein sequence MSQSTKCSFNADWTNANVSDFASWIKPVPNDVYSAQCAVCCKTFRLSNMGKTAVSSHAASVKHKNAMKALESGSQTRVFSFFKPSSAALSTAMTVDERAKRADPSSMPPATSAPAQITVRGFLLKKDVAKAEIVWCMNAVMTHASLRCVASSAALFPLMFQSCEIAKKMQLGKDKVGYTICHGIAPFFRKKLLSALSEVPYIAVAFDDSLNKVAQKEQMDVLVRYCDSADATVKTRYLTSCFLGHTCSEDLTLAFKKATEDIKHKILQVSMDGPNVNLRFLRSLKEELACHDSRQILEIGSCGLHVVHGAFKTGHAATGWNLVVFLRSIYNLFKYVPARRADYIRITASTSFPLKFCAVRWLENSMVISRALQVLPHLIKYVECSAKDKSKPKCTSFTTVETLVADTMLPAKLAFMLSVAEELKPFLTEFQTDEPMVPFLAAALEAVLRSLMGRIIKQEILRAADTPFKLLKIDLEKPENIVFVNAFDVGFAAKSELRKAAKPSQLALLTFKKECISFLKVCSQKIMERSPLKYRLTTGVSCLDPVCALSVEVGKRRLAIALEILTQHRWLTGLKAERAHRSYVQVCSLSSAQLLLKNFDRTAQRLDTLWFELCSRNHKELLIFAKIILTMSHGNAAVERGFSVNKECLIENLNEESLIAQRIVYDGVSAAGGVANVDITDSMVEMVRGASIRWKEELKKKKQDRLDASEAEQNRKRAATRIKELQQKKQRLITEAQNEASLLQEEIDALK encoded by the coding sequence ATGTCACAGTCGACGAAGTGTTCGTTCAATGCTGACTGGACCAATGCCAACGTATCCGACTTCGCCAGCTGGATTAAGCCTGTGCCCAACGATGTATATAGCGCACAATGCGCAGTGTGCTGCAAGACGTTTCGCTTGAGCAACATGGGAAAAACCGCGGTTTCTAGCCACGCTGCAAGTGTAAAGCATAAGAACGCCATGAAGGCGCTGGAAAGTGGCTCCCAGACACGTGTATTCTCGTTCTTCAAGCCAAGCAGTGCAGCCCTGTCAACCGCGATGACCGTCGACGAACGGGCGAAGAGAGCAGACCCCTCATCGATGCCTCCTGCTACATCAGCGCCTGCACAGATCACGGTGCGTGGTTTTTTATTGAAGAAAGATGTTGCGAAAGCTGAGATCGTATGGTGCATGAATGCTGTAATGACTCATGCATCCCTCCGTTGCGTGGCATCATCGGCGGCGCTCTTCCCGTTGATGTTCCAGTCTTGTGAAATTGCCAAGAAAATGCAATTAGGAAAAGACAAAGTGGGATATACTATCTGTCATGGCATCGCGCCATTCTTCCGAAAAAAGCTGCTATCAGCTCTTTCTGAAGTACCGTACATAGCTGTAGCATTCGATGATTCACTAAACAAAGTAGCGCAGAAAGAACAAATGGATGTGCTGGTCAGATACTGCGATTCGGCTGACGCTACTGTAAAAACTCGATACCTGACTTCATGTTTTCTCGGCCACACCTGTTCTGAAGACCTGACACTTGCTTTCAAGAAAGCCACAGAGGACATAAAGCACAAGATATTGCAAGTGTCAATGGATGGACCAAATGTAAACTTAAGGTTTCTTAGATCCCTTAAGGAAGAACTTGCTTGTCACGACAGTCGACAAATCCTGGAAATTGGAAGCTGTGGCCTACATGTGGTTCATGGTGCTTTCAAAACAGGCCATGCAGCAACTGGCTGGAATTTGGTAGTATTTCTGCGGAGTATTTATAACCTTTTCAAGTATGTTCCAGCGCGCCGCGCTGATTACATTCGCATCACAGCAAGCACATCGTTTCCGCTCAAATTCTGTGCGGTTCGATGGCTTGAAAACAGTATGGTGATTTCAAGAGCTCTTCAAGTACTGCCACACTTAATAAAGTATGTGGAGTGTTCAGCTAAAGACAAGAGCAAGCCAAAGTGCACCAGCTTCACCACAGTCGAGACGCTAGTAGCTGACACGATGCTGCCGGCAAAACTGGCTTTCATGCTATCAGTTGCTGAGGAATTGAAGCCATTCCTGACCGAATTTCAAACGGACGAACCAATGGTCCCCTTCCTTGCCGCAGCATTGGAGGCTGTCCTACGATCACTGATGGGAAGGATCATTAAGCAAGAAATTTTGCGTGCCGCTGACACGCCGTTCAAGTTACTTAAAATAGATTTGGAGAAGCCCGAGAACATCGTTTTTGTCAACGCTTTTGATGTTGGTTTTGCTGCCAAGAGCGAACTTCGAAAAGCTGCAAAACCATCTCAACTTGCACTGCTTACATTCAAGAaggaatgcatttcttttttgaaggtGTGCTCGCAGAAGATTATGGAGAGGTCGCCTCTAAAATACAGGCTAACAACAGGAGTGAGTTGTTTGGATCCAGTCTGCGCCTTGTCAGTGGAGGTTGGCAAAAGACGACTAGCGATTGCCCTGGAAATACTCACACAGCACCGGTGGCTGACCGGCTTAAAAGCAGAACGGGCGCACCGATCCTATGTGCAAGTCTGTTCGCTGAGCTCTGCACAGCTACTTCTGAAGAACTTTGATAGGACAGCACAGAGACTGGACACCTTGTGGTTTGAGCTGTGCTCACGGAACCATAAGGAGTTGCTTATCTTTGCCAAGATCATCCTCACCATGTCCCATGGCAATGCTGCTGTCGAAAGAGGTTTTTCTGTAAATAAAGAATGCCTCATAGAGAACCTGAACGAAGAATCTCTCATTGCGCAGAGAATAGTGTATGATGGAGTTTCAGCGGCAGGTGGTGTAGCCAATGTTGACATTACAGACAGTATGGTGGAAATGGTGCGTGGCGCAAGTATTCGATGGAAGGAGGAgctcaagaaaaagaagcaagacaGGCTGGATGCATCTGAGGCTGAACAAAACAGGAAAAGGGCGGCCACCCGCATCAAGGAACTCCAACAAAAGAAGCAAAGGCTCATCACTGAAGCACAGAATGAGGCTTCTCTTCTCCAGGAAGAAATTGACGCTTTAAAGTGA